In the bacterium genome, ATGTTTTGTAATCTTGTTATTTGCTTTGATATCGGCCCGCGACACCAATGATAATATGCAGGAAACTTCGTGTGGGAATGTTGCTCCCGGTGAAGAACAGCATCTAAAATTCGCTTGGCAAGTCGCTCCGGAGTGAATTTGTTTACGAGAAATGGTAGAGTGTAAAGTGTTGGAAACAAGTGTAGAGCTACTCCGCCTGGAGTAAGGGTTTTGAAAACATTCCGATGAAACTGCATGGCATCGCTTACATGTTCTGCTAACATCATACTGAAAACGAAATCATAAGAGTGTTCTAACTGCAAATCACTTGAACAGATATCGGCACATATCTTATCGTAACCGGATGGTGCTTTCTCCAGTTCC is a window encoding:
- a CDS encoding class I SAM-dependent methyltransferase; the encoded protein is MITYRSSATVFRDFESKLHEIASSPEIHTVLDIGGGCNPAIDPPDVKKYSLSYSLLDIERTELEKAPSGYDKICADICSSDLQLEHSYDFVFSMMLAEHVSDAMQFHRNVFKTLTPGGVALHLFPTLYTLPFLVNKFTPERLAKRILDAVLHREQHSHTKFPAYYHWCRGPISKQITRLQNIGYRIEEYRGYYGHQVYYLKLPMLRQLHEWKSEWLVKHPLPLFTSYAILLLRKPK